A stretch of Phragmites australis chromosome 12, lpPhrAust1.1, whole genome shotgun sequence DNA encodes these proteins:
- the LOC133886951 gene encoding probable receptor-like protein kinase At2g42960, with protein MGATRQNIKIFTEDEIERITNNYNTLIGKGGFGEVYRGILDGDCDLVAVKRYIRVDLRKEFMKEVSIHSQMSHKNVVKLIGYCIGESTLMLVTEYISKGNLEVILHGSNISIPLDIRLGIAIGCAEALSYMHSMHLSGDSLIYHGDIKPANILLDDNLTTKVSDFGLSRLLSGGDTQFTTSLKGSLGYMDPIYFHEGCLTPRSDVYSFGVVLLELIARKRVKHGDINLIRAFSREQFDSEIADDENNLKILKEMRKLAAECVTLDIRRRPQMKDVAKRLRTLKKAQLKGGREKSSDSILATHAAWHTNYKQGTSMPSFKKSFSFLKGNASNSKILSELSNVRFFTTEDINDITQNYSYLLGGGTSAEVYKGTLEDNTLVMVTVNNFLCEDSKQSFINGGMILSQTVHKNIIKLLGCCLEAKTLIFVYEYVAKGSLFDILGGQEDLPLDLRMRIAIKTAEALEYLHSSATGIIGHGGVATSTILLDDNFIPKLTDFSRASKLIKKESEETTAGNNVISSGLLEKLLYKDPSCYGSVLLNLENDVYKFGGVLMALISRDKNNVDHNDLAVKFNRAYETDKSGKAMFDKDVLTTEEDINVLEEIGKLALKCTILKIDEMVKRPTMKEVAAHLRMLRRSWKKEGRTEAAAQANEIKATPVMSVEPRLPNLMRHLFGYRRISIGDPVHS; from the coding sequence ATGGGTGCGACGAGGCAAAATATTAAGATTTTCACAGAAGATGAGATTGAAAGAATTACTAACAACTACAACACTCTTATTGGAAAAGGTGGTTTTGGAGAAGTCTATAGAGGGATCCTTGATGGTGACTGTGATCTAGTTGCAGTGAAGAGATATATCCGTGTAGACTTAAGAAAAGAGTTTATGAAAGAAGTAAGTATCCATAGTCAAATGAGCCACAAGAACGTGGTGAAGCTTATAGGCTATTGTATTGGTGAAAGTACTCTAATGTTGGTAACAGAGTATATCTCCAAAGGAAACCTCGAGGTCATACTCCACGGCAGTAACATTTCCATCCCTTTGGATATAAGATTGGGTATTGCTATAGGGTGTGCAGAAGCATTGAGCTACATGCATTCGATGCATTTATCAGGTGACAGCCTTATTTATCATGGTGATATTAAGCCTGCCAACATACTTCTAGATGACAATCTTACAACAAAAGTATCGGATTTCGGACTGTCGAGGCTTCTTTCCGGTGGTGACACTCAGTTCACTACGAGTTTAAAAGGAAGTTTAGGTTACATGGATCCTATATATTTTCATGAGGGGTGTCTTACCCCGAGGAGTGATGTTTATAGTTTTGGAGTTGTTCTCTTGGAACTAATAGCTAGAAAAAGGGTAAAACATGGGGATATTAACCTCATTCGAGCTTTCAGTAGGGAACAGTTTGATTCAGAAATAGCAGATGATGAGAACAATTTGAAGATTCTTAAAGAAATGAGGAAATTGGCAGCTGAATGTGTGACACTGGACATTCGTAGACGTCCTCAAATGAAAGATGTGGCAAAACGCCTTCGGACGCTTAAAAAAGCTCAGCTGAAGGGCGGACGTGAAAAAAGTTCTGATTCCATTTTGGCAACACACGCAGCATGGCACACAAACTACAAGCAAGGCACAAGCATGCCCAGTTTTAAGAAGAGTTTTAGCTTTCTCAAGGGAAATGCTAGCAATTCTAAGATTCTATCGGAACTCAGCAATGTAAGATTTTTCACAACCGAGGATATAAACGATATCACACAGAATTACTCATATCTACTCGGTGGAGGTACGTCAGCTGAGGTTTATAAAGGAACACTTGAGGACAATACACTGGTGATGGTGACGGTAAATAACTTTCTTTGTGAGGACTCTAAACAGTCTTTTATCAACGGAGGGATGATCCTGTCTCAAACTGTCCACAAGAACATTATCAAACTTTTGGGCTGTTGCTTGGAAGCCAAAACTCTGATTTTTGTATATGAGTACGTTGCTAAAGGCAGTCTCTTTGACATTTTGGGTGGCCAGGAAGATCTCCCGCTGGATCTACGTATGAGAATTGCAATCAAGACTGCAGAAGCATTAGAATACCTCCATTCATCAGCTACTGGTATCATCGGACATGGCGGTGTCGCAACATCCACCATACTTCTAGATGATAACTTCATACCAAAGCTCACAGATTTTTCAAGGGCAAGCAAGCTtatcaagaaggagagtgaAGAAACTACTGCCGGTAACAATGTAATTAGTAGCGGCCTTCTAGAAAAACTGCTCTACAAGGATCCATCTTGCTATGGTTCTGTGTTGTTGAATCTGGAAAACGACGTGTACAAGTTTGGTGGTGTTCTCATGGCACTCATTAGCAGGGACAAGAATAATGTCGATCATAACGACCTTGCCGTCAAATTCAACAGAGCTTACGAGACAGATAAAAGTGGGAAGGCGATGTTCGACAAGGATGTACTAACAACTGAAGAAGATATCAATGTCCTTGAAGAGATTGGAAAGTTGGCTCTGAAGTGTACCATCTTGAAAATAGATGAGATGGTTAAGAGACCGACGATGAAGGAAGTGGCAGCACACCTTCGTATGCTTAGGAGATCCTGGAAGAAGGAGGGCAGGACAGAGGCAGCTGCACAGGCAAATGAAATTAAGGCTACACCTGTGATGTCAGTTGAGCCAAGGCTACCAAACCTGATGCGCCACTTGTTCGGATATCGGCGAATCTCCATCGGTGATCCTGTACATTCATGA